In the Colletotrichum lupini chromosome 1, complete sequence genome, one interval contains:
- a CDS encoding RNA polymerase III subunit C17: MPNEVDILKSIPLSKSLAASAAGRRKRPPASGGTYFESEAANANALSPSHCAIPDPLVANRTGHRPRGTWVVKKNLRQHRTLPPIARLDSGQSRVRPDISLIDPKAESPVTYPCQIKRQLPLHLVHRHVDFPQTPSACAACIFRTLFGPYAIAAVATWYQTVCITPSPLPDNRNLVVPRAKHAIKMKILEAQSAVLTNYEVYQHLNERKLGQKKRERGERRGPGNLEPLARELLQYLRTAPNPLSQDPITYHPDCITQLLGKLQPYDLAKGEVIMILNLRPASVAALNTVIEEMPERFDENQQEEMVNIIAEVLGSFPQEAGEEEGAEEAANGAA; encoded by the exons ATGCCGAATGAGGTGGATATTCTGAAATCCATCCCCTTGTCAAAAAGTCTGGCTGCCTC GGCCGCAGGCAGGAGGAAGCGGCCACCGGCCAGCGGAGGCACCTACTTCGAATCTGAAGCCGCCAACGCCAACGCTCTTTCCCCCTCTCATTGCGCAATTCCAGATCCG CTCGTTGCCAACCGTACCGGCCATCGACCGCGGGGCACTTGGGTTGTCAAGAAGAATTTGCGGCAGCATCGTACCTTGCCTCCCATTGCTCGCCTAGATTCCGGACAGTCACGAGT GCGACCCGATATTTCCTTGATAGACCCCAAGGCAGAGTCACCAGTCACTTACCCTTGTCAAATCAAACGTCAGCTT CCTCTTCACCTTGTACACCGACACGTCGATTTCCCGCAAACACCAAGCGCCTGCGCAGCTTGCATTTTCCGCACTCTTTTTGGCCCATACGCAATTGCCGCCGTTGCCACCTGGTATCAAACGGTTTGCATCACACCTTCTCCTCTACCCGATAATCGCAACCTAGTCGTCCCCCGCGCCAAGCACGCAATCAAGATGAAGATCCTTGAGGCTCAGTCGGCAGTTTTGACCAACTATGAGGTCTATCAACATCTGAATGAGCGCAAGCTTGGTCAGAAGAAGCGTGAGCGTGGAGAACGCCGCGGTCCCGGCAACCTTGAACCGCTGGCAAGAGAG CTCCTCCAGTATCTGCGGACAGCACCAAACCCGCTCAGCCAAGACCCCATTACATATCATCCAGACTGTATCACCCAGCTCCTGGGTAAGCTTCAGCCCTATGACTTGGCCAAGGGTGAGGTCATCATGATCCTGAACCTCCGCCCAGCATCCGTCGCCGCTCTGAACACCGTCATCGAAGAGATGCCTGAGCGCTTCGATGAGAACCAGCAGGAGGAGATGGTCAACATCATTGCTGAAGTGCTTGGCTCGTTCCCCCAGGAGGCAGGAGAGGAGGAAGGCGCCGAGGAAGCTGCGAACGGCGCTGCTTAG
- a CDS encoding GPI-GlcNAc transferase complex, producing MLATTPRLHVRRPSPTTAEFTVTTRPPPTLAVRVLSGLLFTLRILLFFSSILLLQAALAESPYVISLLSASTRAKPTVTATANDGPDALFSSATLWQVLLFIRTSAPGRLAHAAAASHAIPLPVLVPGCLLAAYATLKRTHTTESLLVLRGLGIQTSSTSGSYLSAAATRFIPTEKIQDVLVNEAFRGFEVRYYLIVIVEGEEDIVVVFPRILPKKKIVETVWRGVRGCLWEADGGSSNRKMDDRWQNGV from the coding sequence ATGCTCGCAACAACCCCCCGCCTCCACGTCCGGCGCCCCTCGCCAACAACAGCCGAATTCACAGTAACGACCCGCCCACCACCAACCCTCGCAGTCCGCGTCCTCTCAGGCCTCCTCTTCACCCTCCGcatcctcctcttcttctcctcgatTCTCCTCCTCCAAGCAGCCCTGGCAGAATCGCCATACGTCATCTCCCTCCTCTCCGCATCGACAAGAGCGAAACCCACCGTAACCGCAACCGCAAACGACGGCCCAGACGCCCTCTTCTCGAGCGCAACGCTCTGGCAGGTCCTCCTCTTCATACGTACCTCGGCGCCAGGCCGCCTAGCGCACGCCGCGGCAGCATCGCATGCGATACCGCTACCCGTCCTGGTCCCGGGGTGTCTGCTCGCGGCGTACGCGACGCTGAAGCGCACGCATACCACTGAGAGTCTGCTCGTGCTGCGCGGGCTGGGGATACAGACGAGTTCGACGAGTGGGAGTTATCTGTCGGCTGCCGCGACGCGGTTCATACCTACTGAGAAGATTCAGGACGTGTTGGTGAATGAGGCGTTCAGGGGCTTCGAGGTGCGGTACTATTTGATTGTCATTGTCGAGGGGGAAGAGGATATCGTCGTCGTGTTCCCTAGGATACTACCCAAGAAGAAGATTGTCGAGACGGTGTGGAGAGGCGTAAGGGGGTGTCTGTGGGAAGCGGACGGCGGGAGTAGTAATAGGAAGATGGATGATAGATGGCAGAACGGGGTATGA
- a CDS encoding ribose-phosphate diphosphokinase yields MVRNIIVLGGNSHPELLNSVCNNLGLNPCERILSKFSVGESRCEIKDSVRGKDVFIVQTASGNVNDNFMDLCIMISACKTGSAKRVTAVMPLFPYSRQPDVPYKKAGAPLSKPAAGTSKNYTFESVPATPGPGIARSMGLPNGIDGIASKLAKSKLNEERSNGMNGVDHSKTNGNGRSHHDSVSSQVSYTNHDNEQQNRIDGFQSKPGYKQWVAQAGTLVADLLACAGADHVYQGFFDVPVDNLYGKPLLMRYIRQNIPNYKDAVVISPDAGGAKRATAIADELDMAFALIHKERRPTKYTEQRNASMMLVGDVKDKVCILVDDLIDTGNTITRAAKLLKKEGATHIYALLTHGILSGDAIPRINASAIDKMVVTNTVPQKDHMRACSKLEFLDVSPVFAEAIRRVHHGESISVLFQHN; encoded by the exons ATGGTCCGCAATATCATTGTTCTCGGAGGCAACTCCCACCCGGAGCTCCTCAACAGTGTTTGCAACAACCTCGGGCTGAACCCATGTGAGCGCATTCTGTCAAAGTTCTCTGTTGGAGAGAGCCGCTGCGAGATCAAAGACTCTGTGCGCGGCAAGGACGTTTTTATCGTCCAGACTGCATCTGGCAATGTCAATGACAACTTCATGGACTTGTGCATCATGATCTCTGCCTGCAAGACGGGCTCCGCCAAGAGAGTTACGGCTGTCATGCCTCTGTTCCCCTACTCGAGACAACCCGATGTCCCCTACAAGAAGGCCGGCGCACCTCTCTCAAAGCCAGCAGCAGGGACATCTAAGAACTACACCTTTGAGAGTGTGCCTGCGACCCCGGGTCCTGGTATTGCGCGCAGCATGGGCCTCCCCAACGGCATTGATGGCATTGCCTCAAAGCTGGCTAAGAGCAAGCTCAACGAGGAGCGATCTAATGGAATGAATGGCGTTGACCATTCCAAGACCAATGGCAACGGTCGTAGCCACCACGACTCTGTATCCTCTCAGGTCAGCTACACCAACCACGACAACGAGCAACAAAACCGAATCGATGGCTTCCAGTCCAAGCCTGGATACAAGCAGTGGGTTGCCCAAGCTGGCACACTGGTTGCTGACCTCCTGGCTTGCGCTGGTGCAGACCATGTG TACCAGGGCTTCTTCGATGTGCCGGTCGATAACTTGTACGGCAAGCCCCTCCTCATGAGGTACATCCGCCAGAACATCCCCAACTATAAGGATGCTGTGGTTATCAGTCCCGATGCTGGTGGAGCCAAGCGCGCCACTGCCATCGCTGATGAGCTGGACATGGCTTTCGCCCTGATCCACAAG GAGCGACGCCCGACCAAGTACACCGAGCAACGCAATGCCAGCATGATGCTGGTGGGTGATGTCAAGGACAAGGTCTGCATTCTCGTTGACGACCTCATCGATACCGGCAACACCATTACGAGAGCTGCCAAGTTGCTCAAGAAGGAGGGTGCTACTCACATCTATGCTCTCTTGACGCACGGCATTCTCAGTGGTGACGCCATTCCGCGTATCAACGCTTCCGCCATCGACAAGATGGTCGTGACCAACACCGTTCCTCAAAAGGACCACATGCGCGCCTGCTCCAAACTCGAGTTTTTGGATG TCTCTCCGGTCTTTGCGGAGGCTATCCGTCGTGTTCACCACGGCGAGTCGATCAGCGTCCTTTTCCAGCACAACTAA
- a CDS encoding tRNA pseudouridine synthase A, protein MADVSGRYESWDQARLISRIRQLEHELDKRDAASKASGAGSGAPSSTTKNGAGAAVVTATDGAPPVKKRKKEAKRIDSSRYSTRFIALKLAYLGKRYGGFEYATSASLPTIEGELWNALTKSCLIFPEDQDVVNFDCCEYSKCGRTDRGVSAFGQVIGLRVRSNRPVPKKQEDPAPAAETEGDDTPMEGTEKVEEERKEKKPERVWDEINDEIQYVKVLNRLLPDDIRIIAWCPSPPPDFSARFSCEERQYRYFFTQPAFTPTATTVDGTPDGMKEGYLDIDAMNQAAQNFIGSHDFRNFCKVDGSKQITNFERRMFEAGVEEVKDVGTALPYLGASAVDGSQLPKVYSFNIRGTAFLWHQIRHMVTILFLIGQRLETPDLVTRLLDVENTPRKPNYDLAHETPLVLWNCVFPGDDESRTSNDAENALRWVYGEADVVENLWSHYREKKMDELLANRLLDLVSRQVQGTESKAKGKRVFQGGHEGKLSGGYVPIAKKQLTPSPAEINDRWAQRKGFKNSDEMRESKNWRKAIKDAKQAAAAGDGDE, encoded by the coding sequence ATGGCCGATGTGAGCGGACGGTACGAGTCATGGGACCAGGCGCGTCTCATCTCCCGCATAAGACAGCTCGAGCATGAACTCGACAAGCGGGATGCGGCATCAAAGGCCTCCGGTGCCGGGTCCGGTGCCCCCAGCAGCACCACCAAGAACGGCGCCGGTGCTGCAGTAGTAACAGCGACAGACGGGGCCCCGCCGgtgaagaagagaaagaagGAGGCCAAGCGGATCGACTCGTCACGGTACTCCACCCGCTTCATCGCGCTGAAGCTGGCGTACCTGGGCAAGCGGTACGGCGGATTCGAGTACGCCACCTCGGCGAGTCTGCCGACGATCGAGGGCGAGCTGTGGAACGCCCTGACAAAGTCGTGCCTCATCTTCCCCGAGGATCAGGATGTCGTCAACTTTGACTGCTGCGAGTACTCCAAGTGCGGGAGGACGGATCGCGGCGTGAGCGCGTTTGGACAGGTCATCGGGTTGAGGGTGCGGAGTAACAGACCGGTGCCCAAGAAGCAAGAGGATCCTGCACCAGCCGCTGAGACGGAAGGGGACGACACTCCGATGGAGGGCACGGAAAAGGTCGAGGAGGAacggaaggagaagaagcccgAAAGGGTCTGGGACGAGATCAACGACGAGATCCAATACGTCAAGGTCCTCAACCGCCTCCTCCCCGACGACATCCGCATCATCGCCTGGTGCCCCTCCCCGCCGCCAGACTTCTCCGCCCGCTTCTCGTGCGAGGAGCGCCAGTACCGCTACTTCTTCACCCAGCCCGCCTTCACGCCCACGGCGACGACGGTTGATGGCACGCCGGACGGCATGAAGGAGGGCTACCTCGACATCGACGCCATGAACCAGGCGGCGCAGAACTTTATTGGGTCCCACGACTTCCGTAACTTCTGCAAGGTGGATGGGAGCAAGCAGATCACAAACTTTGAGCGACGCATGTTCGAGGCCGGCGTCGAGGAGGTGAAAGACGTGGGTACGGCGCTGCCGTATCTGGGCGCCAGTGCTGTTGATGGAAGCCAGCTTCCGAAGGTGTATTCGTTCAATATCCGCGGGACAGCGTTCCTGTGGCATCAGATCCGGCATATGGTTACGATTCTGTTCCTCATCGGCCAGCGCCTGGAAACGCCTGACCTCGTGACGCGGTTGCTCGATGTTGAGAACACGCCGCGGAAGCCGAATTACGATCTGGCGCACGAGACGCCGCTGGTGCTATGGAACTGCGTCTTCCCAGGCGACGACGAGAGCCGGACGTCCAACGACGCGGAGAATGCGCTGCGCTGGGTATACGGCGAGGCCGATGTGGTCGAGAACCTGTGGTCGCACTACCGCGAGAAGAAGATGGACGAGCTGCTCGCGAACCGCCTGCTGGATCTCGTCTCGAGACAGGTACAGGGGACCGAGTCGAAGGCCAAGGGCAAGAGGGTGTTCCAGGGCGGGCACGAGGGGAAGCTGTCGGGCGGGTACGTGCCAATTGCGAAGAAGCAGTTGACGCCGTCGCCGGCGGAGATTAATGACCGGTGGGCGCAGCGTAAGGGCTTCAAGAACTCGGATGAGATGAGGGAGTCGAAGAATTGGAGGAAGGCCATTAAGGATGCCAAGCAGGCTGCTGCGGCGGGTGATGGGGATGAGTAG